In Pseudomonas sp. PDNC002, the DNA window CCAGCAGCGCGCCGGCGATCTTGTCGGTGCCACAGGCCTGCTCGCAGTCGGCGCCGGTCAGCAGTTCTACCGGAGCGCCGCGGCGACCCCATTGCTCGCAGCGGCTGCGCAGGTCCGCCAGGCCACGGGCGTTGTGCGCCATGTGCAGGGTGCCTTCGCGGCGCGCCTGGCAATCGATGCCGTACTTGTCGATCAAAGAGAACACCAGCGAGGGCGCGTTGCCGAGCATGCGGTTGACTCGCTGGCCGACTTCCGCGCCCATGCCTGCTTCGATCTCGTCCGGGGGAATCCACAGGCCGGCGTTGACCAGCCCGACATTGCGCCCGGAGCCACCGTGCCCGGTGGTGTGGGCTTCCAGCACGCAGACCGTCTGGTCCCGTTCCAGCAGATGCAGCGCAGCGGACAGGCCGGTGAAGCCGGCGCCGATGACACACACGTCGACCTTGCGATCCCCGCGTAGCTCCGGAGCTTCCGGGCGATCGGGTGTCAGGTATTCCCACAGACATTCTTGGCGAAGCGACATCCAGCGATCCTTCTACGCGAACCTTTGTGAATGACTCTGTACAGCTGTGTTCTTGTGTAGTTCGTAGGGCGCATAACGCGCCAGCGTTATCCGCCGCAACAGAACGGCGGATAACCTGCTCCAGGTTATTCGCCCTACGGTGCTGTGTTGTTGTGCAGGACCGAGGGGGACGCCCAGTCCTTGCTCGCGAACGGCCCCGCAGCGGAGTTTGTTCGCGAGCAAGCTCGCTCCTACAAGGGCATGCGCCCCGGCACGCTCAGTCGAAGACTATGCCCTGCGCCAGCGGCAGTTCCCGCGAGTAGTTCACGGTGTTGGTCTGCCGGCGCATGTAGCCCTTCCAGGCGTCGGAGCCGGACTCGCGGCCGCCACCAGTTTCCTTCTCGCCCCCGAAGGCGCCGCCGATCTCCGCGCCGCTGGGGCCGATGTTGACGTTGGCGATGCCGCAGTCGCTGCCCACCGCCGAGATGAAGGCTTCCGCCTCGCGCAGATCGGTGGTGAAGATGCACGAGGACAAGCCCTGCGGTACGCCGTTGTTCAGCGCCACCGCGTCGTTGAAGTCCTTGTAGGGCACCACGTAGAGGATCGGCGCGAAGGTCTCGCTGCGCACCACGTCGCTCTGCTCAGGCATCTCGACGATGGCCGGCGATACGTAGTAGGCATTGGGGAATTTGTCGGCCAGCTGGCGTTCGCCGCCGAATACCACGCCGCCCTCACCGCGCGCCTGCTCCAGCGCGCCCTGCATGGCCAGGAAGCTGCGCTCATCGATCAGCGGGCCGATCAGATTGCCTTCCAGCGGATGGCCAATGCGCACCTTGGAATACGCAGTCTTCAGGCGGCTGACGAACTCGTCCTTCACCGACTCGTGGGCGATCAGCCGGCGCAAGGTGGTGCAACGCTGCCCTGCAGTGCCGACGGCGCTGAACAGCACGGCACGCACGGCCATGTCGAGGTCGGCGCTGGGCGCCAGGATCATCGCGTTGTTGCCGCCCAGCTCGAGAATGCTGCGGCCGAAGCGAGCCGCCACGCGCGGGCCGACTTCGCTGCCCATGCGGGTACTGCCGGTGGCGCTGACCAGGGCGACGCGCACGTCGTCCACCAGCGCTTCGCCAGCGCTGCGGTCACCAATCACCACCTGGCTGAGGTGCTCCGGCGCATCACCAAATTTCTTCAGCGCGCGCTCGAACAGCGCCTGGCAGGCCAGCGCGGTGAGCGGGGTTTTCTCCGACGGTTTCCACACCACCGAGTTGCCGCACACCAGCGCCAGCGCGGTGTTCCACGACCAGACGGCGACCGGGAAGTTGAAGGCGCTGATCACCCCGACCACGCCCAGCGGATGCCAGGTCTCGCGCATGTGGTGGCCGGGGCGCTCGGAGGCGATGGTCAGGCCGTAGAGCTGGCGCGACAGGCCGACGGCGAAGTCGCAGATGTCGATCATCTCCTGCACTTCGCCCAGGCCTTCCTGGGTGATCTTGCCGGCCTCCCAGGACACCAGTTCGCCCAAGGCGGCCTTGCTTGCCCGCAGCTCCTCGCCGAACAGCCGAACCAGCTCACCGCGACGCGGCGCCGGCACCTTGCGCCAGGCCTCGAAGGCGTGGGCGGCGCGGCCGATCTTCTGCTCCACCTCGGCGGCGCTTTCCAGGCGCACCGCGCCCAGACGGCTGCCGTCGATGGGAGTGTGAATGACCTGATCGCCACCGGTGACCAGGCGGGCGTCGACGCCGAGGGATTCGAGCAGTGCGGAAATCATGCGGACTCCTGAATAGGTTCAGAACCAGTTGGAATGCCAGCAGTAATAAACGGCTTGCCTGGGCACAACAAACGACGTTTCCTATGCACATCATTCCGTAAATTCATGAACTGCCCACCATGCTGAGCAAACGCCACCTGCCGTCCATGACCGCCCTGCAATGCTTCGAAGCGGTGGCGCGGCACCTGAGTTTCACCCGCGCCTCCGAAGAGCTGAACCTGACCCAGAGCGCAGTCAGCAAGCAGGTGGCGCAGCTGGAAGAAATGCTCCAGCACCTGCTGTTCCGCCGCGTACGCCGCCGCTTGCAACTGACGCCTGCGGGAGACCTGTACCTGGTGGAAGTGCGCAAGATCCTCACCCAGGTCGAGATGTCCACCCACTACCTGCTGTCCTACGGCGGCGAAACCGAAGTACTGCGCGTGGCGACGCCGCCGACCTTCGGCGCGCGCTGGCTGATCCCGCGGCTGAACGGCTGGCGCCATCGCCACCCGAACATCCACTTGGACCTCCGCCAGGAACTGGAACCCGGCGACCTGCTGCAATCGCGCTGCGACATCGCCTTCTTCTTCGGCGCCGGCACCCTGCCCGGCGCGGAATGCGTGGCGCTGTTCGGCGAGGAGATGGTGCCGGTGTGCTCCCCGGCGATCCTGCCAGCGCAGCCGCTGAGCGAGCCGACGCAACTGGCCGATCTGGTCCTGCTGCAGAACGCCACGCGCCAGGAGGCCTGGCACGAGTGGTTCCTGAGCCTCGGCCAGCACAGCGAGCACAGCTACCACGGACCGCGTTTCGACACTTTCTACATGTGCATCCGCGCCGCCCAGGCCGGTTGCGGCGTGGCGCTGTTGCCGCGCTTCCTGGTGGAGGAAGAACTGAGCGAGGGCAAGCTGGTGATCGCCTGGGAGCACGGGCTGGCAAGCCGCAGCGGCTACTACCTGGCGTACCCCGAGCATGCGGCGGCGGTGCCCAAGGTCAGGGCGTTCGTGGAGTGGATTGGGGAGCGGATGGAGGGGTGAGTTCAGCGCGGCGCCAAGAGCCCCTCACCCTAACCCTGGCTGCGCGCCCCGCTCCAAAGGGAGAGGGGACTGATCGGTGCAGGCGTACACCACTGCTCTCACTGGCACAGACGGCTCCCTCTCCCTCCGGGAGAGGGCTGGGGTGAGGGGGAATGCCCGAGCGCCGGAGCGTCAGACCAACAAACTCCGATCAAACACAAACGCCCCATCCCCCTGCGGCGTAAAGCGCAGCACATGCTGCGGCCGCCCCATTGGCGGCTGGTGGCGCTCGCCGGTGTCTTCCACCCAGCCCGCCGCCTTCATCCGCTCCAGGCGCCCGCGAAGACTGGAATGCTGGACCTCCTCGCCGATGGATAGCTCGAACGCCTTCAGCGCTTCCGCCACGGTAAAACGCTCCGGCAACAGGTGCAGCGGCAATGCGCTGTACACCGACTTGCTGGCCAGCCGCTCACAGGCCTGCTGCACCAGATGGGCATGGTCGAAGGGCAAGGCCAGGCGCTCGCCGCGCACGGCGTCGAGCGGCACGAAGTCGAGATCGTCGGCGGCCAGTTCGGTCTCCGGCGCCACCAGCACGAGATAGAACACGCTCAGCGACCAGCCGCGCGGGTCGCGCACTGCGTTGCCGACCGTGGCCACCTGCTCCATGTAGGCCGGCTGTACGCGCGCCTTCTCGCGCAACGCGCGCAAAGCCGCATCGTCCAGGCCGTGATCCGCGCAACGGCCGTTGATCAGCACGCCGGGCAATGCCCATTGCCCCTCGAACGGCCCGTGGGCGCGGCGGATCAGCAGCAGCTCCAACCCGCGCTCGGGATTCAGGCGCAGCGCCACGATATCCACGGTCGCCAGCACTTCAGCGGTACTCATCGAAGCTCCTCGAATAGGCTTTCGCCGGGAAAATCCTGTGACTTATTTCACCACGCATAGAAAGCATCTTCCACTGCCACCCATTTCCGTTCTTTTTACTTGACGACTTATTTCACGTCGTGAATTATGTAGCCACGACAGGCCACCAACGGTCAAGCGGAGGCTCCCATGAACCTGATCGCCAGCTTCGACGTAGACGCCCAGAAGGGCTTCACCCCGCTCTGCCCCAACGAACTGCCGGTGCCCGGCGGCGATGCCATCGGCGGCGCGCTGAATCTGCTGGCCGAGCGCGCCAGCCTGCGCCTGGGCAGCAAGGATGCGCACACCGCGCAAGCGCCCTGGGTCGTGAGCGAGCCGGCACAGATGCTGCAACCGCTGTCCCTACCCAACGCCGACCTCACCTGGGTCAGCCACTGCGTGCCGGGCACGCCGGGCTTCGAACTGCTGGACGAACTGCCGCAGCCGATGGAGTACGACTTCTTCATCTGGAAGGGCGTCGAGCCGGACCTGCACCCCTACGGTGCGTGCTACCACGACCTGGCGGAACGACGCAGCACCGGGGCCATCGAATACCTGCGGCAGAACGCGGTCAGCCACGTGCTGGTGGGCGGCCTGGCGCTGGACTACTGCGTGAAGACCACCGCGCTGCAACTGCGCCGCGCCGGCTTCCAGGTGCTGCTGTACCTGCCGGCCTGCCGGGCCATCGCGGAGGAAACCGCCAAGACCGCCTGCACCGAGATGCGCGACGCCGGAGTGATCCTCTGCGCGGACGAGAACGAGCTGGACGAGGCCCTCATGGGCATCAGGGAGAACTGATCATGGCCGAGAGCGTATTTGCCGAGAGCATCGTGCAGAACCTGCTGGACACCGACTTCTACAAACTGACGATGATGCAGGCGGTGCTGCACAACTACCCCAACGCCGAAGTGGAGTGGGAGTTCCGCTGCCGCAACGCCGAGGATCTGCGCCCGTACCTGGCGGAAATCCGCTACCAGATCGAGCGCCTGGCCGAACTGGAGGCCACGCCGGACCAACTGGCCTTCCTCGAACGCATCCCGTTCATCAAGCCGGACTTCATCCGCTTCCTCAGCCTGTTCCGCTTCAACCTGCGCTACGTGCACACCAGCATCGAGGATGGCCAACTGGCCATCCGCCTGCGCGGGCCATGGCTGCACGTGATCCTCTTCGAGGTACCGCTGCTGGCCATCGTCAGCGAGGTGCGCAACCGCTACCGCTACCGTGAAGTGGTGCTGGAGCAGGTCGGCGAGCAGCTCTACCGCAAGCTCGACTGGCTCGCCGGCAACGCCAGCGCGGACGAACTGACGGAATTTCAGGTCGCCGACTTCGGCACCCGCCGGCGCTTCTCCTACCGCACCCAGGAAGAAGTCGTGCACATCTTGAAACGCGACTTCCCCGGCCGCTTCGTCGGCACCAGCAACGTGCACCTGGCCCGCGAATTCGACGTGAAGCCCATCGGCACCATGGCCCACGAATGGCTGATGGCGCACCAGCAGCTCGGCCCACGGCTGATCGACAGCCAGATCGCCGCGCTGGACTGCTGGGTGCGCGAGTACCGCGGCCAGTTGGGCATCGCGCTGACCGACTGCATTACCATGGACGCCTTCCTCAGCGACTTCGACCTGTACTTCGCCAAGCTCTTCGATGGCCTGCGCCACGATTCGGGCGATCCGCTGGTCTGGGCCGAGAAGGCCATCGCCCACTACCGCCGCCTGGGGATCGACCCGATGACCAAGACCCTGGTGTTCTCCGATGGCCTCGATCTGCCCAAGGCGTTGCAGCTCTTCCGTGCATTGCGTGGCAAGATCAACGTCAGTTTCGGCATCGGTACCAACCTGACCTGCGACATTCCGGGCGTGGAACCGATGAACATCGTGATCAAGATGACGGCCTGCAACGGCCACCCCGTGGCGAAGATTTCCGACACCCCGGGCAAGACCCAATGCCGCGACGAGAACTTCGTCGCCTACCTGCGCCATGTGTTCAAGGTGCCGGTGTAACCCTTTTCGCATCCGACCAGGAGCCCATCAGATGAAAGACAGACAGGCCGCCATCGCCAGAGAACTCAACGTGCAGCCGCCCTTCCAGTCCGACGCCGAGCTGCAGGCCGAGATCCAGCGGCGCATTCGCTTCATCCAGGACTGCCTGAAGGGTTCGGGGATGAAGACCCTGGTGCTGGGCATCAGCGGCGGCGTCGACTCGCTTACCGCCGGCATGCTCTGCCAGCGCGCCGTGGAGGGCCTGCGCGCCGAGACCGGCAACCAGGACTACCGCTTCCTCGCCGTGCGCCTGCCCTACAACGTCCAGGGCGACGAGCAGGACGCCCAGGACTCGGTGGACTGTATCGCCCCCGACGAACGCCACACCGTGAACATCGGCCCATCGGTGCAGGCGCTGGCAGCCGAAACCCAGGCGCTGGAAGGCCTGGCGCCAGCCACCCGCGACTTCGCCCTGGGCAACACCAAGGCGCGCATTCGCATGGTCGCCCAGTACACCATCGCCAACGCCCGCGCCGGCCTGGTGGTCGGCACCGACCACGCCGCCGAGGCGGTGATGGGCTTCTTCACCAAGTTCGGCGACGGCGCCTGCGACCTCGCCCCGCTCACCGGCCTGGTGAAGAACCAGGTGCGCAGCATCGCCCGCAGCCTGGGCGCGCCGGAGCATCTGGTGGAGAAGGTGCCGACGGCGGACCTCGAGGACCTCGCCCCCGGCAAGCCGGACGAGCATTCCCACGGCGTGACCTACAAGGAAATCGACGCCTTCCTGCACGGCCAGGAGGTCAGCCAGGAGGCCTTCGACATCATCGTCCGCACCTTCGAGAAGACCCGCCACAAGCGCGCCCTGCCGACCGCGCCGTAAGCAGTCTGCAACCAGCGGCGCGGGAGCGATCCCGCGCCGCCCGGCTCAATGCTGGGGAATGACGTAGCGCCAGATGGCGATGAAGTGCAGCAGGCTGCCGGCGATCACGAACAGGTGCCAGATGCCGTGCCAGTGGCGGAAGCGGCTGTCATAGGCGAAGAAGATGATGCCGATGGTGTAGAAGGCGCCACCGCCCACCAGCCAGGCGAAGCCCGCGCCGCCCAGCGCGCGGTACAGCGGGCCGATGGCGATCAGCACGATCCAGCCCATCACCGCGTAGATGATGATCGACAGCACCCGCGCCTCGGAGCGCGGCTTGATTTCCTGCAGCATACCGATCACCGCCATTGACCAGACGATGCCGAACAGCGTCCAGCCCCAGGGCCCTTTGAGCGTCACCAGACAGAACGGCGTGTAGCTGCCGGCGATCAGCAGGTAGATCGACAGGTGGTCGAGCTTGCGCAGGATGACTTTCGCCCGCCCCTGCACGCTGTGGTAGAGCGTCGAGATGCTGTAGAGCATGGTCAGCGTCGTGCCATACACCGCCACGCTGACGATGCGCAGTGGCTCACCGACCAGGCTGGTGGCCACCAGCAGCCAGATGCCGCCCACCAGCGCCAGCACTGCGCCGATCAGATGGGTCCAGGCGTTGAAGCGTTCACCGTGGTACATGGGTCCCCCGTTGCGATTTCAAGCAGGAACACCCTAGCGCCCTTTCGTGAAATAAAAAGCGTGAAATGAAAAGCCCGACCATGGGTCGGGCTTTTCGTGTACCGGTTTTCCCTTTCTCAGGAAGCCCGGATCATTTCAGGGACAGGGTGCCCTTCATCATGGCCGAGTGGCCCGGGAAGGAGCAGAAGAAGGTGTACTGCTCGCCTTCCTTCAGCTTGGAAACATCGAAGGTCACCGAGTCCTTCTCGCCGGAACCGATGATCTTGGTGTGGGCGATTACGCGGGTGTCGCCATCCTTCACGTAGTTCTTGTCCAGACCGGCGGCCATGCCATCGGTCACCACGCCCTGCATGTCGGCGGCGGTGGTCAGCACCCAGTTATGGCCCATGACGTTCTTCGGCAGGCTGCCCGGGTGGGACAGATTGACGGTGAAGGTCTTGCAGCTCTTGTCGACGCTGATGGCGTTGGTGCTGAACTGCATCTGGTCGTTGCCCTGGATATCCACGGAGCATTCGGCGGCCAGTAGCGGGGCACTGAACAGGCCAAGCAGGGATACAGCAGCGAGTTTACGGAACATACAAGCCTCCTAGGCAGGTTGGGCGGAGAATCCTAAAAGGGAAGACTGCCGGATCGGCGATCCGGTTCCCCTGATCCAAATCAACAGCCCACTGGCGAATGGCCACGGGCGAAGCCTGGAACTGTCTATCAGGCCGATCCACATCTTCAACGAGGCAGATCAGCGCACCCCGCCTAGCATAGACGCCACACCCCGGCCCAACAGGAGTTCGCGCCATGAATCGGTACCCGTTGTTACAAAAACTGCTGGCATGCTACGCCCTGGCGTCGTGCGCCGGAGGCTGCGGGCTGGTGGAATTGGAGTAGGACTTTTCGGACTTGGTCGCTGCTCGGACTGCCGCTACCCTGACGGCCTGCAAAACGAGGAGTGATCCATGACCTTGCGTTCCATCTGCGTGTTCTGCGGTGCCAGCCCCGGCGCCACCCCGATCTACCAGGAAACAGCCGAAGCCCTGGGCCGCTATCTCGCCGAAAACGGCATCCAACTGGTCTATGGCGGTGGCGCCGTCGGCCTGATGGGTATGGTCGCCAACGCGGCGCTGGCCGCCGGCGGCGAAGTCATCGGCATCATCCCGCAGAGCCTGAAGGATGCCGAAGTCGGCCACCACGGCCTCACCCGCCTGGAAGTGGTGGATGGCATGCATGCGCGCAAGGCACGCATGGCCGAACTGAGCGATGCCTTCATCGCCCTGCCCGGCGGCCTGGGCACCCTGGAGGAACTGTTCGAGGTCTGGACCTGGGGCCAGCTTGGCTACCACGGCAAGCCACTGGGCCTGCTGGAGGTGAACGGCTTCTTCGACCCGCTGCTGACCTTCCTCGACCATCTGGTGCAGGAGCGCTTCGTCCGCCAGCCGCACCGCGACATGCTGCAGCGAGCCGACTCGCCGGCTGCGCTGATCGAGGCCCTCGCCGCCTGGAAGCCCCTGGCCGCGCCGAAATGGGTGGATCGCACGCCAACCTGACCCGCGACTACCAGCAGTGCTCCGCGGCCGCGCCACGGAGCCCGCTGCTGGCCAGTGTCAGTACCCCGCAGCCGTCCCGCGCCATCGCCCCCTCCGGCACGGCCTGGAGGACATAACTCGAGTCCTCGGGCGCTTTGGCGAAGCTCAATCGATACTGCACCGGCGCGCCGTCACGTGGCGCGATGGTGAACGGCAGCACTGCGCCGACGTACGAACCTCGGCTCGTGTAGAAGCGCTCCAGATATTGGGCCAGCTCCATCAGCGACTTCTCCGCGTCCGTGCGTCGTACTCGCTGGATGTGCTCCTGGTAAACCGGCAAGGCAACGCTCGCCAGGATGCCGATCAACGCCACGCCGACCAGCAGTTCCACCAACGTGAAACCGTCACTGCGTTCACTGCACCGTTTCATCTCAGCGTGACTCCCACCAGCCCCTGCGTTCGCTGCCATGGGGCAGCTCGACCGTTCGTACCTGCGGACGCCCTTCCCGATCGAGGGTTGAAACGCGCAGGTCGCCGTTCCCATCGGAGCGCACCAGTGCGCCGCTCCCTTGATCACTCTCGCTATCGCCCGCCAGGTCCGCCAGAGGGGCATTCAGGGCGCCGCCATCGTCCAAATCCAGTGCGATGGAGCGGTGCAGGAAAGGATCGCCACAAGGGTCGTCGCCCGGCCTGAGCAGGTTGAACAGCGCGAACTGCCCATCGCGCAGCTGTGGCTGTTCGATCACCCGCGTGCCGTCGGCGGGCAAGTCGAGGTACCAGCCGTGGCTGCCGCTGCCCGGCGGGCTGGACGACGGGCCCTGGCGCGGCGCTTGAAGCTGCGAACGTCCGGCGATGGGGCGGCCCTCGTCCAGCACGCCGTAGAGGCTCTCCACCTCCTGGCGCAGCGGCGGCTCACTGTCGCCGACCCGATAGAGACGCCCGGTGCCAACGATCAGCCGAACCTGCCCGTTTCGATCCAGCGCCGCGGCCACGGGTGCGGAAATACCCTGCGCCGCCCCTCTCGGTGCCTGCGCGCGGAACAGTGGTTTGCCTGCCAGCGAAGAGGGGATCACTGAGTCACGCCCGTCCTCACCGGCCAGGTCCACGCGCCAGAGATTGCCGCGGCTATCGCCCACGTAGAGCCGATTGGCGGTCACGTCGCCGACGCTGCTGATCGCCGTCACGGCCCCCAGGTCTCCGGCGCCGGGCAGGCTGATGCGTTTGAGCAGGCGGCCATCCGCCGCATCGAGCAGCCAGATGTCCCCGCCCTGCCCTTCAGGCTCCCGAGCCCCGGAGGAAACGATCACCACGAAGCGTCCCGAACCCAGCGCGACCAACGCCGGGCGGCCAAGCGTGTAACCGAGGTCCGGGTGAGTGAACTCCCACAGCACGCTGCCGGGCTGCACGGCCTGCGGATTGGTGACGTCCAGCGCGAACACGCTCCGCCCGCCAGCGCCAGTGCTTCCCACCAGCAAGGTCCGCCACTGCCCGGCAACCCACGCATTGCCGACGCTGGGCGACCCATCCACGTAGAAACGATGGGCATAGCCCGGATCGGCCAGCTCGCGCAGATGAGCGAAGATGGCCGCCGGCACATAGGCGAACAACTCCCTGCCATCGCTGGCATCGAAGCCATGCAACATGCCGTCGTTGGCGCCCACGGCCACCAGTGGTGTCCGCTCGCGGTAGGTGGCGCTGTCGAGGAACTCCCGGTAGGTGCTTCCCAGCGTTCGTCCCTCGCCCAGCGCCAGCGACAACGAGCCATAGGGCTGGGCGTCATGCCACGAATGGACGGGCCGGGAATTCACGATGTCGCCCAGCCGACCGCGCCGCTGACGATACGGCAGGGTGCCGTCCAGCCCATTGCGCTCCAGTGCCCTCGAGCCCCGCAGGAAAGCCAGCAACGCCGGGCCATCGGTCGGTTCGACACCCAGCCTGCGACGTTGCTCGTCGTCGAGGGCGCTCCAGATGAATGGCACACCTTGCCGTGCGACCGCCGCACCCTCGCTCTGCACGGGCCGCACGGTGAGGATGTTG includes these proteins:
- a CDS encoding aldehyde dehydrogenase family protein, coding for MISALLESLGVDARLVTGGDQVIHTPIDGSRLGAVRLESAAEVEQKIGRAAHAFEAWRKVPAPRRGELVRLFGEELRASKAALGELVSWEAGKITQEGLGEVQEMIDICDFAVGLSRQLYGLTIASERPGHHMRETWHPLGVVGVISAFNFPVAVWSWNTALALVCGNSVVWKPSEKTPLTALACQALFERALKKFGDAPEHLSQVVIGDRSAGEALVDDVRVALVSATGSTRMGSEVGPRVAARFGRSILELGGNNAMILAPSADLDMAVRAVLFSAVGTAGQRCTTLRRLIAHESVKDEFVSRLKTAYSKVRIGHPLEGNLIGPLIDERSFLAMQGALEQARGEGGVVFGGERQLADKFPNAYYVSPAIVEMPEQSDVVRSETFAPILYVVPYKDFNDAVALNNGVPQGLSSCIFTTDLREAEAFISAVGSDCGIANVNIGPSGAEIGGAFGGEKETGGGRESGSDAWKGYMRRQTNTVNYSRELPLAQGIVFD
- a CDS encoding LysR family transcriptional regulator; this encodes MLSKRHLPSMTALQCFEAVARHLSFTRASEELNLTQSAVSKQVAQLEEMLQHLLFRRVRRRLQLTPAGDLYLVEVRKILTQVEMSTHYLLSYGGETEVLRVATPPTFGARWLIPRLNGWRHRHPNIHLDLRQELEPGDLLQSRCDIAFFFGAGTLPGAECVALFGEEMVPVCSPAILPAQPLSEPTQLADLVLLQNATRQEAWHEWFLSLGQHSEHSYHGPRFDTFYMCIRAAQAGCGVALLPRFLVEEELSEGKLVIAWEHGLASRSGYYLAYPEHAAAVPKVRAFVEWIGERMEG
- a CDS encoding NUDIX domain-containing protein, translated to MSTAEVLATVDIVALRLNPERGLELLLIRRAHGPFEGQWALPGVLINGRCADHGLDDAALRALREKARVQPAYMEQVATVGNAVRDPRGWSLSVFYLVLVAPETELAADDLDFVPLDAVRGERLALPFDHAHLVQQACERLASKSVYSALPLHLLPERFTVAEALKAFELSIGEEVQHSSLRGRLERMKAAGWVEDTGERHQPPMGRPQHVLRFTPQGDGAFVFDRSLLV
- a CDS encoding nicotinamidase; the encoded protein is MNLIASFDVDAQKGFTPLCPNELPVPGGDAIGGALNLLAERASLRLGSKDAHTAQAPWVVSEPAQMLQPLSLPNADLTWVSHCVPGTPGFELLDELPQPMEYDFFIWKGVEPDLHPYGACYHDLAERRSTGAIEYLRQNAVSHVLVGGLALDYCVKTTALQLRRAGFQVLLYLPACRAIAEETAKTACTEMRDAGVILCADENELDEALMGIREN
- the pncB gene encoding nicotinate phosphoribosyltransferase gives rise to the protein MAESVFAESIVQNLLDTDFYKLTMMQAVLHNYPNAEVEWEFRCRNAEDLRPYLAEIRYQIERLAELEATPDQLAFLERIPFIKPDFIRFLSLFRFNLRYVHTSIEDGQLAIRLRGPWLHVILFEVPLLAIVSEVRNRYRYREVVLEQVGEQLYRKLDWLAGNASADELTEFQVADFGTRRRFSYRTQEEVVHILKRDFPGRFVGTSNVHLAREFDVKPIGTMAHEWLMAHQQLGPRLIDSQIAALDCWVREYRGQLGIALTDCITMDAFLSDFDLYFAKLFDGLRHDSGDPLVWAEKAIAHYRRLGIDPMTKTLVFSDGLDLPKALQLFRALRGKINVSFGIGTNLTCDIPGVEPMNIVIKMTACNGHPVAKISDTPGKTQCRDENFVAYLRHVFKVPV
- the nadE gene encoding ammonia-dependent NAD(+) synthetase; this translates as MKDRQAAIARELNVQPPFQSDAELQAEIQRRIRFIQDCLKGSGMKTLVLGISGGVDSLTAGMLCQRAVEGLRAETGNQDYRFLAVRLPYNVQGDEQDAQDSVDCIAPDERHTVNIGPSVQALAAETQALEGLAPATRDFALGNTKARIRMVAQYTIANARAGLVVGTDHAAEAVMGFFTKFGDGACDLAPLTGLVKNQVRSIARSLGAPEHLVEKVPTADLEDLAPGKPDEHSHGVTYKEIDAFLHGQEVSQEAFDIIVRTFEKTRHKRALPTAP
- a CDS encoding hemolysin III family protein, which gives rise to MYHGERFNAWTHLIGAVLALVGGIWLLVATSLVGEPLRIVSVAVYGTTLTMLYSISTLYHSVQGRAKVILRKLDHLSIYLLIAGSYTPFCLVTLKGPWGWTLFGIVWSMAVIGMLQEIKPRSEARVLSIIIYAVMGWIVLIAIGPLYRALGGAGFAWLVGGGAFYTIGIIFFAYDSRFRHWHGIWHLFVIAGSLLHFIAIWRYVIPQH
- the azu gene encoding azurin; its protein translation is MFRKLAAVSLLGLFSAPLLAAECSVDIQGNDQMQFSTNAISVDKSCKTFTVNLSHPGSLPKNVMGHNWVLTTAADMQGVVTDGMAAGLDKNYVKDGDTRVIAHTKIIGSGEKDSVTFDVSKLKEGEQYTFFCSFPGHSAMMKGTLSLK
- a CDS encoding TIGR00730 family Rossman fold protein, translating into MTLRSICVFCGASPGATPIYQETAEALGRYLAENGIQLVYGGGAVGLMGMVANAALAAGGEVIGIIPQSLKDAEVGHHGLTRLEVVDGMHARKARMAELSDAFIALPGGLGTLEELFEVWTWGQLGYHGKPLGLLEVNGFFDPLLTFLDHLVQERFVRQPHRDMLQRADSPAALIEALAAWKPLAAPKWVDRTPT
- a CDS encoding type IV pilin protein, coding for MKRCSERSDGFTLVELLVGVALIGILASVALPVYQEHIQRVRRTDAEKSLMELAQYLERFYTSRGSYVGAVLPFTIAPRDGAPVQYRLSFAKAPEDSSYVLQAVPEGAMARDGCGVLTLASSGLRGAAAEHCW